A window of Gemmatimonadales bacterium genomic DNA:
CGTCCAGGTTCTCGACGACCGACATCGTGGGCGTCGAGCCGATGCTGATGGCCGGGATCTCCTGCCCCGCGTCCCTGCACCGCGCCGCGAACTCGACCAGCGCCGACCGCTCCTCGCCCGCGATGCGCTTCAGCTCCTCGCGGTTCCTCGCCGAGTAGCCGTGGCCCGCGTGGGTGAGGAACCCGTCGAACACGATGCCCCTACTCGCATTGAGGCGCCGCACCAGCTCGAGGCTGGAAGGTACGCTCGGATCCACGCCCACCCGATGGTACCCGCAGTCCACCTTGAGCCAGGTGTGGATGGCGTTGCCTGCCGCGCGCCCCGCCGCCGCCACCGCGTCGAGTGCCGCCTCCGAGTCCACGACCACCCGGAAGGTGATACGCTTCGCGAGCGCGACGACTTCATCGAGGCGTCCGGTGACGACGGGGAACGCCCAGGTGATGTCGTCGAACCCGTGGTCGGCGAAGTCCCTCGCCTCGACCAGCGTCGCGGCGGTGATCCCCTGCGCCCCGGCATCGCGTTGCAGGCGCCCCACCTCGATGCACTTGTGCGTCTTGACGTGCGGGCGTAGTCGCGCGCCCAGGCGGCGGATCTTCTCCGCCATCGCAGCGATGTTGCGCTCGAGGACGCCGAGATCGAGCAGGAGCGCGGGGGTCGGGATATCCTGGACGGACTGGCGGCGCGTCATCGCATGAAAGTGACGACGCGCCGCCCTAAGCTCAATGCCCGCCGTGCCCGTCGCGCTACTGCCAGCCTCCCGCCAGCGCCGACGAAGTGACCGGACGTTCGACGCGGATGGTGCGCCGGTGCTCGATCCCGTTGATGCGGACCGTCACCAGGTACGTGCCCGGCTCGACGTACGGCCC
This region includes:
- a CDS encoding alanine racemase encodes the protein MTRRQSVQDIPTPALLLDLGVLERNIAAMAEKIRRLGARLRPHVKTHKCIEVGRLQRDAGAQGITAATLVEARDFADHGFDDITWAFPVVTGRLDEVVALAKRITFRVVVDSEAALDAVAAAGRAAGNAIHTWLKVDCGYHRVGVDPSVPSSLELVRRLNASRGIVFDGFLTHAGHGYSARNREELKRIAGEERSALVEFAARCRDAGQEIPAISIGSTPTMSVVENLDGVTEARPGNYAFNDWTQVANGVCRPEDVAVTVLSTVVSHQPGSDHAVVDAGALSMSKDLGPSDQARGRGLGPVAKDLAGMTVEDRVNLKSVSQEHGIIAGAGPADVEGRFAVGEKIRVVPNHSCLTAALFDEYVVVRGGEVQAHWKIWRGR